From Acidobacteriota bacterium, one genomic window encodes:
- a CDS encoding sialidase family protein: MPSIEILDSGIIDNRDSSFPTLVRLDNGDILAGFTVGGGPSVTGGTDLARSTDNGRSWSLQGTILEPGDNPRTTNSLRLSRTPQGMVIAYGTRAYPPEEKKQFGSATRKDPILCLSRDQGKTWTDPQLLPASIPGPFEIASPIIVTRNGNWLAPAATLTEQERLGERLVMFISEDEGKTWPRTSVAMKDPEGVKGFFEQKLTRLDGDRVMAVSWTLRMGDYSDFEDHFVISDDGGETWGPLRSTGIRGQTMTPIWLGEDRLLVLYNRRYGKQGVIACLVRFTDDSWTLDCEETLWDAQASREAPQEADGINELETFAFGLPSAIALDRETLLCVHWCMEQEKFGIRWTRVRVGWD; the protein is encoded by the coding sequence ATGCCAAGTATCGAGATCCTAGACTCCGGCATCATCGACAACCGGGATTCATCATTTCCCACCCTGGTCCGACTGGACAACGGGGATATCCTGGCCGGCTTTACGGTCGGCGGAGGGCCGAGCGTCACCGGAGGAACCGACCTGGCTCGCTCCACCGACAACGGCAGGTCCTGGAGCCTGCAGGGGACGATCCTGGAGCCCGGCGACAATCCACGCACCACCAATTCGCTGCGCTTGAGCCGTACTCCGCAGGGCATGGTGATCGCCTATGGCACGCGGGCCTATCCGCCGGAAGAGAAGAAGCAGTTCGGAAGCGCCACCCGAAAAGACCCCATCCTTTGTCTCTCACGAGACCAGGGCAAGACCTGGACCGACCCCCAACTGCTGCCGGCCTCCATTCCCGGCCCTTTTGAAATTGCCAGCCCCATCATCGTCACCAGGAACGGCAACTGGCTGGCGCCGGCTGCGACCCTCACTGAGCAGGAGCGGCTCGGAGAACGGCTGGTGATGTTCATCTCCGAGGATGAGGGAAAGACCTGGCCCCGCACCTCGGTGGCGATGAAGGATCCGGAAGGAGTCAAGGGATTTTTCGAGCAGAAGCTGACCCGGCTCGACGGGGACCGGGTGATGGCGGTGTCCTGGACGCTGCGCATGGGCGACTACTCCGACTTCGAGGACCATTTCGTCATATCCGACGACGGCGGGGAAACCTGGGGGCCGTTGCGGTCCACGGGGATCCGGGGGCAGACCATGACCCCCATCTGGCTGGGCGAAGACCGCTTGCTGGTTCTCTACAACCGGCGATACGGAAAGCAGGGCGTTATCGCCTGCCTGGTGCGTTTCACCGACGACTCCTGGACGCTGGACTGTGAAGAAACTCTCTGGGACGCGCAGGCTTCCCGGGAAGCCCCGCAGGAAGCCGACGGAATCAACGAGCTGGAGACCTTCGCCTTCGGCTTGCCCTCGGCCATCGCGCTGGACCGGGAGACCCTGCTCTGCGTCCATTGGTGCATGGAACAGGAAAAGTTCGGCATTCGCTGGACCCGGGTCCGGGTCGGCTGGGATTGA
- a CDS encoding SAF domain-containing protein — translation MRRSLLQELAARAEAGTPLRVGVIGAGKFATMFFSQARRLNGLHLAGVVDLARDKASQALRRAGWPAEQLGARNLQEAMKAGTTWLSEDSEVLLSAEGVDVIVESTGDPVAGIRHALGAIEHGKHLVMVNVEADVVAGPLLAQRARRAGVVYSLAYGDQPALICELVDWARCSGFEVVCAGKGTKYLPQFHASTPDTVWEHYGFSQDKVAGGELNPRMFNSFLDGTKSAIEMAAVANATGLRPQAEGLNFPPCGQDRLAEVCRPRSSGGCLSRAGTVEIVSSLERDGRPVSGDLRWGVYVTFEAPNDYVKECFTEYGLQTDASSRYAALYRPVHLVGMELSVSVLKAGLAGEATGCPSALVGDVVATAKRDLSAGEVLDGEGGYTVYGRLQPSAAAAPFGGLPIGLAHKVTLLNDIPAGSPIGWSDVRYDPANPAVLIRREMERTFPAAD, via the coding sequence ATGAGACGTTCCTTGTTGCAGGAATTGGCTGCACGGGCCGAGGCGGGCACACCGCTCCGGGTCGGAGTGATCGGGGCGGGGAAGTTCGCCACCATGTTCTTCAGCCAGGCCCGCCGCCTGAACGGGCTGCACTTGGCGGGAGTGGTGGATCTCGCGAGGGACAAGGCGAGTCAGGCCCTTCGGCGGGCCGGTTGGCCTGCCGAGCAATTGGGGGCCAGAAACCTGCAGGAGGCGATGAAAGCGGGGACGACCTGGCTTTCGGAAGACTCCGAGGTGCTGTTGTCGGCTGAGGGCGTGGATGTCATCGTGGAAAGCACGGGCGATCCGGTCGCGGGAATCCGGCACGCCCTTGGAGCCATCGAGCACGGCAAGCACCTGGTCATGGTCAACGTGGAAGCCGACGTGGTGGCCGGCCCCCTATTGGCCCAACGGGCTCGGCGGGCCGGCGTCGTCTACAGCCTGGCTTACGGCGACCAGCCGGCGCTGATCTGCGAATTGGTGGATTGGGCCCGGTGCAGCGGCTTCGAGGTGGTGTGCGCGGGCAAGGGGACCAAGTATCTGCCACAATTTCACGCCTCCACCCCGGACACCGTATGGGAACACTATGGATTCAGCCAGGACAAGGTGGCGGGTGGCGAGCTCAATCCGAGAATGTTCAACTCCTTTCTGGATGGCACCAAGTCGGCGATCGAAATGGCTGCCGTGGCCAACGCCACCGGGCTTCGCCCCCAGGCGGAAGGCCTGAATTTCCCCCCTTGCGGGCAGGATCGGCTTGCGGAGGTTTGCCGCCCGCGCTCCAGCGGGGGGTGTCTGTCTCGCGCGGGAACCGTCGAGATCGTCTCCAGCCTGGAAAGAGATGGCCGTCCCGTGTCCGGAGACCTGCGCTGGGGTGTCTACGTCACCTTTGAGGCGCCCAACGACTATGTCAAGGAATGCTTTACCGAATATGGTCTACAGACCGATGCCAGCAGCAGATACGCGGCCCTCTACCGGCCGGTTCACCTGGTGGGAATGGAGCTTTCGGTCAGTGTGCTCAAGGCTGGACTGGCCGGAGAAGCAACCGGATGCCCTAGCGCACTTGTCGGGGATGTGGTGGCCACTGCCAAGCGGGATCTCTCGGCCGGCGAGGTACTCGACGGAGAGGGTGGCTATACCGTTTACGGCAGGCTGCAACCCTCGGCCGCGGCCGCACCATTTGGAGGCCTTCCCATCGGCCTGGCCCACAAAGTGACCCTCCTCAACGACATTCCCGCCGGCAGCCCCATCGGCTGGTCCGACGTGCGCTACGACCCGGCCAATCCCGCCGTCCTCATCCGCAGGGAAATGGAAAGGACGTTTCCCGCGGCGGACTGA
- a CDS encoding TonB-dependent receptor, producing MLGPSLAAQIRVGTVRGTVLDPTGATVSGALLRLSNRTTGFQRQTSTGPGGAFHFNNLPFDPYLLRVEAAGFQPWNGPVRVRSNLTVQVEVTLSLTTPTETIRVEALVESDTQGLETDLDQSFIERQPGAQPSAGLQEVIATVAGWISEDNGLLHVRGVDDGFLFLIDGIPLTDRTDRLFAGSPQTEMIQSLQVINGHLPVEYGNASGAVVHLTPKSGIDRPLGGSVTLAGGNFQSGQAGYTLAGGLGSQLGFFLAHSVAGSGRRYLDPVDPGNFNNRGWAQRFDSRIDWHPSARDILVANLSGHGSRFRVTNTQAQEQAGQRQRQQLDDNHQSFVWQRNWSPYTTTNLGGYRRYFRSELIPSANDLPVSASQLRRHLRSGILVNLTHWVGGHTLKAGADAQRVTPREFFSFFVTDEEFGEEVDLSDLALEFDRENPFLFQEEAVRGQGSVFLQDTFSLGGNLTINAGVRLDHTAVMVSATQVSPRAGAAFLVPYSQTVLRASYNRLFMPPQIENLLLSSSEQARRLSPFATPEGMGGARVAPERQHAFEAGFGQPFGDWFQLNAAYWWRLVRNYADPNVFLGTTVIFPNSVAKGKAQGLEARIDFPERRGWSGYLSYSNARVFQVGPINGGLFLEEEVIEIGPGTKFNPDHDQRNTGGFGMIYEHPSGFWVGLSGRYESGPPLEVELDELDELMERPGAELVDFDRARVKPRALFDFSLGKDFFSDRRITLRTQFDVRNLGNRRFAYNFGNPFSGTHFGHPRMWSGRIRLGF from the coding sequence ATGCTGGGCCCGTCCCTGGCCGCCCAGATCCGGGTCGGCACCGTACGGGGAACGGTTCTCGACCCGACCGGAGCAACCGTCTCCGGGGCCCTGCTCCGGCTCAGCAACCGCACCACCGGGTTTCAACGCCAGACCTCCACTGGTCCCGGGGGCGCCTTTCACTTCAACAACCTCCCCTTCGACCCCTACCTGCTGCGAGTCGAGGCCGCCGGATTTCAGCCCTGGAACGGCCCGGTGCGTGTCCGTTCCAATCTCACCGTCCAGGTTGAGGTTACGCTCAGCCTGACCACACCCACCGAGACTATCCGGGTGGAGGCGCTGGTGGAATCCGACACGCAGGGCCTGGAAACCGACCTGGACCAGTCCTTCATCGAGCGGCAACCGGGAGCCCAGCCCTCAGCGGGACTGCAGGAGGTCATCGCCACGGTTGCCGGGTGGATCAGTGAAGACAACGGCCTGCTGCACGTGAGGGGGGTGGACGACGGATTCCTGTTTCTGATCGACGGGATCCCGTTGACCGACCGCACCGACCGCCTGTTTGCCGGCTCGCCCCAGACGGAGATGATCCAGTCCCTGCAGGTCATCAACGGCCATTTGCCGGTGGAGTACGGAAATGCCTCCGGGGCGGTAGTCCACCTCACCCCCAAGTCGGGGATCGACCGGCCCCTGGGCGGTTCGGTCACTCTGGCCGGCGGCAACTTTCAGAGCGGCCAGGCCGGCTACACCCTGGCCGGAGGTCTCGGCAGCCAACTGGGCTTTTTCCTGGCTCACTCCGTGGCCGGGTCCGGTCGGCGCTACCTCGATCCGGTGGACCCCGGCAACTTCAACAACCGGGGATGGGCTCAGCGATTCGACTCCCGCATCGACTGGCATCCCTCGGCCCGCGACATCCTGGTCGCAAACCTGTCGGGCCACGGAAGCCGCTTCAGGGTCACCAACACCCAGGCACAGGAGCAGGCCGGACAGCGCCAGCGCCAGCAACTGGACGACAACCACCAGTCGTTTGTCTGGCAACGAAACTGGTCGCCTTATACAACCACCAACCTGGGGGGGTATCGCCGTTACTTCCGGTCCGAGCTGATCCCGAGCGCCAACGACCTGCCGGTCTCGGCCTCCCAGCTTCGCCGCCACCTGCGCTCGGGTATTCTGGTGAATCTGACTCACTGGGTCGGGGGGCACACCCTCAAGGCGGGGGCCGACGCCCAACGGGTCACCCCACGCGAGTTCTTCTCCTTTTTCGTGACCGACGAGGAATTCGGCGAAGAAGTGGACTTGAGCGATCTGGCGCTCGAGTTCGATCGCGAGAATCCCTTTCTCTTCCAGGAAGAGGCGGTGCGGGGACAGGGGTCCGTTTTTCTGCAAGACACCTTTTCGCTGGGAGGGAACCTGACCATCAACGCGGGCGTCCGCCTCGACCACACCGCCGTCATGGTTTCCGCCACCCAGGTCAGCCCGCGTGCCGGCGCCGCCTTTCTGGTGCCCTACAGCCAAACCGTCCTGCGGGCTTCCTACAACCGGCTGTTCATGCCGCCTCAGATCGAGAATCTGCTGCTCTCCTCCTCCGAGCAGGCCCGGCGACTCTCTCCCTTCGCAACGCCGGAAGGCATGGGCGGCGCGCGGGTGGCGCCGGAGAGGCAGCACGCGTTCGAGGCAGGATTCGGCCAGCCCTTCGGCGACTGGTTTCAACTCAATGCCGCCTACTGGTGGAGACTGGTGAGAAACTATGCCGATCCCAACGTGTTTCTGGGAACAACCGTCATCTTTCCCAACTCGGTGGCCAAGGGGAAGGCCCAGGGACTGGAGGCCCGCATCGATTTTCCGGAGCGAAGGGGTTGGTCCGGATACCTGAGCTATTCCAACGCGCGTGTCTTTCAGGTGGGACCGATCAACGGAGGACTGTTCCTGGAGGAAGAAGTGATCGAGATCGGGCCCGGGACCAAGTTCAATCCCGACCACGATCAAAGAAATACCGGCGGGTTCGGGATGATCTACGAGCATCCCTCCGGATTCTGGGTCGGGCTGTCAGGACGTTACGAAAGCGGGCCGCCCCTGGAAGTGGAACTGGACGAGTTGGACGAGCTGATGGAGCGGCCGGGGGCCGAGCTGGTCGACTTCGACCGCGCGCGCGTCAAGCCCAGGGCCCTGTTCGACTTCTCACTGGGGAAAGATTTCTTCTCAGACCGGCGCATCACCCTCCGGACCCAGTTCGATGTCCGCAACCTGGGCAACCGGCGCTTCGCCTACAATTTCGGCAACCCCTTCAGCGGGACCCACTTCGGCCACCCTCGCATGTGGAGCGGCCGCATTCGGCTTGGCTTCTGA
- a CDS encoding TonB-dependent receptor, whose product MKTSTPWLSLLGILTLLCGNLFSQEESITVRVRDPSGLPISGATVSLALPSGHQTATGHTPAAGNVNFNVPSGSYLLSVAAPGFAPHRRELALPAGEAAELTVELQLSSVATEIEVAATAPAQIAIEEVPAGRLQSGPPRDLAERLKEVPGVLAIRRGGTNLEPVVQGLREYQVAMVVDGSRAFAAGPARMDSEISHVDPDQVSSLEVIKGPYALSECAGGLAAVLVKTDPVPVHDKMAFGGSVSSGYSLNGANRWGHTRFFAAGRRAGISVRASGGKGDDYRAGARGVAAPTIPGRFGEYQLGGKLRLNLTSNQELTLDSGLDTQQDLDYPGRLLDANHFITRSWNGAYYLKEPAAAVQSVAFRLYLSKKSHRMNNDGKPTAMDSPGRVPPFGLAVSLPTESDTLGGAGRISFQPRSGWAIQTGFDFYDLAQQATRFISRRSNDRLLFRDSVWPDARIRDQGFYLTSAKIGENWGMAAALRFDAVQAEAAQPSDFFRANTSGAMHRKEFNTSWSLTARRNLTNAATVSGGLGRVVRTANVLERYSDRFPSTKFQVAAEFMGAPGIGPETSTQADLGLELRWAGMRLRGGGFYRRIQDFITVAPALGIRKRLPLSPPQVFRYLNGDHADFRGLDVSFRAPLTDGLEFGIQGAYTLADDIEQSLAAIGVNEPVLGIPPFEVRSRLRYTGRSAPFFGEFEMRNVGPQDRVAASRLETPSPGFTTLSLRGGMQLPKRLSLEAGVENLGDKFYFEHLNSLNPFTRERVPEMGRNIFVGVTKKW is encoded by the coding sequence ATGAAGACCAGTACACCCTGGCTGTCCCTGCTGGGTATCCTTACGCTGTTGTGTGGGAACCTCTTTTCGCAGGAGGAATCGATCACCGTTCGGGTGCGGGACCCCTCCGGCCTGCCCATCTCCGGGGCCACCGTCTCGCTGGCATTGCCCTCAGGCCATCAGACAGCCACCGGGCACACCCCGGCCGCCGGAAACGTGAACTTCAATGTCCCCAGCGGGTCTTATCTCCTATCGGTTGCGGCTCCAGGCTTCGCTCCGCACCGGAGAGAACTGGCGCTCCCGGCGGGCGAGGCTGCCGAGCTGACGGTTGAGTTGCAGCTGAGTTCGGTGGCCACTGAAATCGAGGTGGCGGCCACTGCGCCGGCTCAAATCGCCATCGAGGAAGTCCCGGCCGGCCGACTGCAGTCAGGCCCGCCTCGGGATCTGGCCGAACGACTCAAGGAAGTGCCCGGCGTCCTGGCCATTCGACGGGGCGGAACCAACCTGGAACCGGTGGTCCAGGGATTGCGGGAATACCAGGTGGCCATGGTGGTTGACGGATCCCGGGCCTTCGCCGCGGGACCTGCCAGGATGGATTCCGAGATCAGCCATGTCGATCCGGACCAGGTCAGCAGCCTGGAGGTGATCAAGGGCCCTTACGCTCTGAGCGAGTGCGCCGGCGGCCTGGCCGCCGTCCTGGTGAAGACCGATCCCGTGCCCGTGCACGACAAGATGGCTTTCGGCGGTTCCGTCTCCTCCGGGTATTCCTTGAACGGCGCCAACCGCTGGGGCCATACCCGATTCTTCGCCGCCGGGCGGAGAGCCGGCATCAGCGTGAGAGCCTCCGGTGGCAAGGGGGACGACTACCGCGCCGGAGCCCGAGGAGTCGCCGCCCCAACCATTCCGGGCCGGTTCGGAGAATACCAGTTAGGCGGAAAACTGCGGTTGAACCTGACCTCCAACCAGGAACTCACCCTCGACTCGGGCCTCGACACCCAACAGGACCTGGACTACCCCGGCCGGCTGCTCGACGCCAACCACTTCATCACTCGGTCCTGGAACGGCGCCTACTACCTGAAGGAACCCGCCGCCGCCGTTCAGAGCGTTGCCTTCAGGCTCTACCTGAGCAAAAAGAGCCACCGCATGAACAACGACGGCAAGCCTACAGCCATGGACAGCCCCGGGAGAGTGCCTCCCTTCGGGCTGGCGGTCTCGCTGCCAACGGAATCGGACACCCTGGGAGGGGCGGGACGGATCAGCTTCCAGCCCCGTTCCGGATGGGCCATTCAAACCGGCTTCGACTTCTACGACCTGGCCCAGCAGGCGACCCGATTCATCTCCCGGCGCAGCAACGACCGGCTCCTGTTTCGGGACAGTGTCTGGCCGGACGCGCGTATCCGCGATCAGGGGTTCTACCTCACCTCCGCCAAGATTGGCGAGAACTGGGGCATGGCGGCAGCCCTTCGATTCGATGCCGTCCAGGCCGAGGCCGCCCAGCCGTCGGATTTTTTCAGGGCCAACACCTCGGGGGCCATGCACCGGAAGGAGTTCAACACCAGTTGGAGCCTCACCGCCCGGAGAAATCTGACAAATGCGGCGACGGTATCGGGAGGATTGGGCCGGGTGGTACGCACGGCCAATGTGCTGGAGCGCTACTCCGACCGCTTCCCCAGCACCAAGTTTCAGGTGGCGGCCGAATTCATGGGGGCCCCCGGCATCGGACCGGAAACCAGCACCCAGGCGGATCTGGGACTGGAGCTCCGTTGGGCGGGAATGCGCCTGCGAGGAGGTGGATTCTATCGTCGAATCCAGGATTTCATCACGGTGGCTCCGGCTCTCGGCATCCGCAAGCGACTGCCCCTGAGCCCGCCGCAGGTCTTTCGCTATCTCAATGGTGACCATGCCGACTTCAGGGGCTTGGACGTGTCCTTTCGCGCCCCCCTAACGGACGGATTGGAGTTCGGAATTCAAGGCGCTTACACCCTGGCCGACGACATCGAGCAATCCCTGGCAGCCATTGGCGTCAATGAGCCCGTCCTCGGCATTCCGCCCTTTGAAGTTCGTTCCCGGCTGCGTTACACGGGCCGCTCGGCTCCCTTCTTTGGAGAATTCGAAATGCGCAACGTCGGACCTCAGGACCGGGTGGCGGCCTCCCGGCTGGAGACGCCCTCCCCCGGATTCACCACCCTCAGCCTGCGAGGGGGGATGCAGCTCCCCAAGCGCCTCTCCCTGGAAGCGGGGGTAGAGAACCTCGGCGACAAGTTCTACTTCGAACACCTGAATTCCCTGAATCCCTTCACCCGTGAAAGAGTTCCGGAGATGGGACGCAATATCTTTGTGGGTGTGACCAAAAAATGGTAA
- the murA gene encoding UDP-N-acetylglucosamine 1-carboxyvinyltransferase, protein MDRILIKGGTALRGRVTVSGAKNAALPAMAATLLTGEPVKLRNLPRVRDIQTTGRLLQEMGCRVCLNSPRKGHGCELVTGNSISCVAPYEMVKTMRSSVLVLGPLLARFGRARVSLPGGCAIGARPIDLHIKGLKKLGASLKIEHGYVEAKAPRLTGETVVFDRITVTGTENLMMAACLAKGETILHNAAREPEVTDLADLLRSMGARIEGDGSSTIRIQGRSELGGADHTIIPDRIEAGTFMVAGAITGGSVELVHCRPEHLTAVIEKLEEAGMAIEPSGPDACRVTAPSRLQARDVTTMEYPGFATDMQAQYMALMTQAYGSSIITETIFESRFLHASELVRMGAGIRIEGNRAVISGRRDLTGAKVLASDLRASASLILAGLVASGETLVQRVYHLDRGYESIEKKLKALGARIERIAD, encoded by the coding sequence TTGGATAGGATCCTGATCAAAGGGGGCACCGCGCTGCGGGGCAGGGTCACCGTCAGCGGAGCCAAGAACGCGGCCCTGCCGGCCATGGCGGCGACCCTGCTGACAGGGGAGCCCGTCAAGCTGCGCAATTTACCCAGGGTTCGAGACATTCAAACCACCGGCCGCCTGCTTCAGGAAATGGGCTGCCGGGTCTGTTTGAACAGCCCGCGGAAGGGCCACGGCTGTGAGCTGGTCACCGGCAATTCCATCTCTTGCGTCGCCCCCTACGAGATGGTCAAGACCATGCGTTCTTCGGTCCTGGTTCTGGGACCTCTGCTGGCCCGATTCGGGCGGGCCCGGGTGTCCCTGCCCGGAGGTTGCGCCATCGGGGCCCGCCCCATCGACCTCCACATCAAGGGGTTGAAGAAACTCGGCGCCAGCCTGAAGATCGAGCACGGCTACGTCGAGGCCAAGGCGCCCCGCCTGACCGGAGAAACGGTGGTCTTCGACCGGATCACCGTCACCGGGACCGAAAACCTGATGATGGCTGCCTGCCTGGCCAAAGGCGAGACCATCCTGCACAACGCCGCCCGCGAACCCGAGGTGACCGATCTGGCCGACCTGTTGCGCTCCATGGGGGCCCGGATCGAGGGTGACGGCAGCAGCACCATTCGAATTCAGGGCAGGTCCGAGCTGGGCGGAGCCGACCACACCATCATTCCCGACCGCATCGAGGCGGGGACCTTCATGGTGGCCGGCGCCATTACCGGAGGCTCCGTGGAACTGGTCCATTGTCGTCCCGAGCACCTGACGGCCGTAATCGAGAAACTGGAAGAAGCCGGAATGGCCATCGAACCCAGCGGCCCCGACGCCTGCCGGGTGACGGCCCCCAGCCGGCTTCAGGCCAGGGATGTCACGACCATGGAGTATCCGGGCTTCGCGACCGACATGCAGGCGCAGTACATGGCGCTGATGACACAGGCTTACGGGTCTTCCATCATCACCGAGACCATATTCGAGAGTCGCTTCCTGCATGCCAGCGAGTTGGTTCGGATGGGGGCCGGCATCAGGATCGAAGGCAACCGGGCCGTGATCTCGGGACGCCGGGATCTGACCGGGGCCAAGGTGCTGGCCTCCGATCTGAGAGCCAGCGCCTCCCTGATCCTGGCAGGCCTGGTTGCCAGCGGAGAGACACTGGTTCAACGGGTGTACCACCTGGATCGCGGCTACGAATCCATTGAGAAGAAGCTGAAGGCACTGGGAGCAAGGATTGAGCGCATCGCCGATTGA
- the nagA gene encoding N-acetylglucosamine-6-phosphate deacetylase — MKRLAVTAGRVMTPDRVILDGVVLVEGSRILEVGSRAAVRFSGDEFEVMNHPRQLLAPGFIDVHIHGALGRDVMEGTGEALEVISGFLAAHGTTSFLATTMTASPIATLRAVEALGRQVNQPLPGARMLGLHLEGPFINPEKRGAHPAEHIRRPSALIFEQLLARSGRQVKLMTLAPEVEGSLELIEFARSRGVVVSLGHSNATLEETLAAIDLGAANATHLFNAMRSFSHRDPGILGAVLTAPQVWAELIADGVHVSPTAVELCLQCKGAGKILLISDAVSPTGMPEGQYRLADGEITLSDGVCRTPDGTLAGSILTQDQALRNLVRWSRLPVQTVLGMLTRNPAQSLGIADSKGSLAAGKDADMVLLDESLGVHTTIVQGEVSHTVG; from the coding sequence ATGAAGCGACTGGCAGTGACCGCCGGCAGGGTCATGACTCCCGACCGGGTGATTCTGGACGGAGTGGTTCTGGTCGAAGGCTCCAGGATCCTGGAAGTCGGAAGCCGGGCGGCGGTGCGGTTTTCCGGGGACGAATTCGAGGTCATGAACCACCCCCGACAACTGCTGGCTCCGGGTTTCATCGATGTCCACATCCACGGTGCTCTGGGGCGGGATGTGATGGAGGGCACCGGCGAGGCTCTGGAGGTGATTTCCGGCTTCCTGGCCGCCCACGGCACCACCTCCTTTCTGGCCACGACCATGACGGCCTCACCCATCGCGACCCTGCGAGCCGTGGAAGCCCTGGGACGCCAGGTGAATCAACCCCTGCCGGGCGCCCGCATGCTGGGACTCCACCTGGAAGGCCCCTTCATCAACCCTGAAAAGCGGGGTGCCCATCCCGCCGAGCACATTCGTCGCCCATCGGCCCTCATCTTCGAGCAGTTGCTGGCCCGCTCCGGCCGTCAGGTCAAGCTGATGACGCTGGCTCCGGAAGTCGAGGGGAGCCTGGAACTGATCGAGTTTGCCCGTTCCAGAGGAGTCGTCGTCTCTCTGGGCCATTCCAACGCCACCCTGGAAGAAACCCTGGCGGCCATCGATCTGGGGGCCGCCAATGCCACCCATCTCTTCAATGCCATGAGGAGCTTCAGCCATCGCGATCCGGGAATACTCGGCGCCGTCCTGACCGCCCCGCAAGTCTGGGCAGAGCTGATTGCCGATGGGGTACATGTTTCGCCGACTGCCGTCGAACTTTGCCTTCAGTGCAAGGGAGCCGGGAAAATTCTCTTGATCAGCGACGCCGTCAGCCCCACCGGCATGCCCGAGGGACAGTATCGCCTGGCCGATGGTGAAATTACCCTTTCGGACGGTGTGTGTCGAACGCCGGACGGCACGCTGGCGGGCAGCATTCTGACCCAGGATCAAGCCCTGCGGAACCTGGTCCGGTGGAGCCGCCTGCCGGTGCAAACCGTGCTCGGCATGCTGACCCGCAATCCGGCCCAATCCCTGGGAATCGCCGACAGCAAGGGAAGCCTGGCCGCAGGCAAAGACGCCGACATGGTGCTTCTGGACGAGAGTCTCGGGGTTCATACCACCATCGTCCAAGGGGAGGTGAGCCACACCGTTGGATAG